The following proteins are co-located in the Carassius auratus strain Wakin linkage group LG45M, ASM336829v1, whole genome shotgun sequence genome:
- the LOC113068614 gene encoding exostosin-like 3 codes for MQRNGGMVGNNGQPWVLRRVRLTWLSFMLFFILVFFPLIAHYYLTTIDEAGGPDKRIFGPRPGGELCEVKHVQDLCRIRESVSEELLQLEAKRQELNGEIARLNLRIEACKRSIDSAKQDLLQLKNVISQTEHSYKELMAQNQPKLSLPVRLLPDKDDPGYPPPKSVQNCRLHTCFDYARCPLTSGFPVYVYDTGSYPWGEKLDPLVKQAFASSVKSSVYVTDNPNIACLYIVLVGEIQESPSSPPVSLLDLEKQLKALPYWRLDGHNHLLVHLSRKSLTQNFLYNVSTGRAAVAQSTFFENQYREGFDMVLSPLVHALSEPNFLEVPPQVPVKRKYLFTFQGEKVESLRSSLLEAPPQSFEEEMEGDPPADYDDRIIGTLKAVQDSHLDQVLVEFTCKNQAKPSLPTEWALCGEREDRLEVLKVSTFALVISPGDVQLVSSAGCSMRLFEALEVGAIPVVLGDYSKLPYHNLIRWNEAVIMVPKPRITELHFLLRSISDNDLLVMRRQGRFLWETYFSTSESIFSTILASVRTSIQIPAAPIREEPVQEIPHKAGKLAGTDANMADNGDLDLGPVEVEPPYASPRFLRNFTYTAADVYHTWNRAPGPFHLFPHTPHDPVLPSEAKFLGSGTGFRPIGQGSGGSGKEFQAALGGNVPREQFTVVMLTYEREEVLMNALERLNGLPYLNKVVVVWNSPKPPSDDLLWPDIGLPIVVVRTEKNSLNNRFLPWDAVETEAILSIDDDAHLRHDEIMFGFRVWREARDRIVGFPGRFHAWDVNHQSWLYNSNYSCELSMVLTGAAFFHKYYAYLYSYVMPQAIRDMVDEYINCEDIAMNFLVSHITRKPPIKVTSRWTFRCPGCPQALSHDDSHFHERHKCINFFVKVYGYMPLLYTQFRVDSVLFKTRLPHDKTKCFKFI; via the exons ATGCAGCGAAACGGAGGCATGGTCGGAAACAATGGCCAGCCATGGGTACTGCGGCGAGTTCGGCTCACCTGGCTGAGTTTCATGCTCTTCTTTATCCTGGTCTTTTTCCCCCTCATTGCACATTACTACCTCACCACAATTGATGAAGCAGGGGGACCAGATAAACGCATTTTTGGGCCAAGACCCGGAGGGGAGCTGTGTGAAGTGAAGCATGTTCAAGACCTGTGTCGTATCAGGGAATCCGTCAGTGAGGAGCTACTTCAGCTTGAGGCAAAGCGTCAAGAACTAAATGGCGAGATAGCCCGACTTAACCTACGCATTGAGGCCTGTAAACGTAGTATTGACAGTGCCAAACAGGACTTGCTACAACTCAAAAATGTCATCAGCCAGACAGAGCACTCTTACAAGGAACTCATGGCACAAAACCAGCCAAAACTGTCATTGCCAGTTAGACTTTTACCAGACAAGGATGATCCTGGATACCCTCCTCCGAAGTCGGTACAAAACTGTCGTTTGCATACTTGTTTTGATTATGCTAGATGTCCACTTACTTCTGGCTTCCCTGTCTATGTTTATGACACAGGGTCGTATCCTTGGGGTGAAAAGTTGGACCCTCTTGTCAAACAAGCCTTTGCCTCATCCGTCAAAAGCAGTGTATATGTGACCGATAATCCAAACATTGCTTGCCTGTACATAGTGCTCGTTGGGGAAATACAAGAATCACCCTCCTCTCCTCCTGTCTCACTTTTAGACCTTGAAAAACAGCTAAAGGCTTTGCCATATTGGAGGTTAGATGGCCACAACCACCTGCTTGTACACCTTTCAAGAAAGTCTCTGACACAGAACTTTCTGTACAATGTGAGCACAGGCCGAGCAGCAGTGGCACAGTCTACCTTTTTTGAAAATCAATATAGGGAAGGTTTCGACATGGTGTTGTCTCCGCTAGTCCACGCTCTGTCTGAGCCCAACTTCCTTGAGGTCCCTCCGCAAGTCCCGGTCAAAAGGAAGTATCTCTTCACCTTTCAAGGGGAAAAGGTTGAGTCTTTGAGGAGCAGCTTGCTTGAAGCCCCACCGCAGTCCTTTGAGGAGGAAATGGAGGGTGATCCACCAGCTGATTATGATGACCGCATTATTGGCACACTTAAGGCAGTACAAGACAGTCACCTAGACCAGGTTCTAGTGGAGTTCACTTGCAAGAATCAGGCTAAGCCAAGTTTACCAACAGAGTGGGCGTTGTGTGGTGAGCGTGAGGATCGTTTAGAAGTACTGAAGGTCTCTACGTTCGCCTTGGTGATATCTCCAGGCGATGTGCAGTTGGTGTCATCTGCTGGCTGTAGCATGAGACTTTTTGAGGCTTTGGAAGTTGGGGCAATACCGGTGGTGCTTGGAGACTACTCAAAGTTGCCCTACCATAATCTTATACGCTGGAACGAGGCAGTCATTATGGTACCCAAGCCTCGCATAACAGAGCTTCACTTTCTGTTGCGTAGCATCTCAGACAATGACCTTCTGGTCATGCGACGGCAGGGTCGGTTTCTTTGGGAGACATACTTCTCCACCTCAGAGAGCATCTTCAGCACCATTCTGGCTAGTGTACGAACCAGCATCCAGATACCAGCAGCACCTATACGTGAGGAGCCTGTCCAGGAGATTCCTCACAAAGCTGGAAAGTTGGCAGGAACCGATGCTAACATGGCTGACAATGGCGACCTAGATCTGGGGCCTGTTGAAGTAGAGCCCCCTTACGCTTCACCCCGCTTCTTGCGTAACTTCACCTACACAGCTGCTGATGTCTACCACACCTGGAATCGTGCACCTGGCCCTTTCCATCTATTTCCACATACTCCCCATGACCCCGTACTTCCCTCAGAAGCCAAGTTTCTAGGGTCAGGGACTGGGTTCCGCCCTATCGGCCAAGGTTCTGGGGGATCTGGTAAAGAGTTTCAGGCCGCTCTAGGAGGTAACGTCCCACGGGAGCAGTTTACTGTGGTCATGCTTACTTATGAAAGGGAGGAGGTTCTTATGAACGCACTGGAGAGACTAAATGGGCTCCCTTATCTTAACAAAGTGGTGGTAGTGTGGAATTCCCCCAAACCACCTTCCGATgatctcctctggccagacatTGGTCTACCAATTGTG GTGGTACGCACAGAAAAGAACAGCTTAAACAATCGCTTTCTTCCCTGGGATGCAGTTGAGACTGAGGCTATTTTGTCTATTGACGATGATGCCCATCTTCGACACGACGAAATTATGTTTGGGTTCAG GGTGTGGCGGGAGGCCAGAGACCGGATTGTGGGATTCCCAGGAAGGTTCCATGCCTGGGATGTAAATCACCAATCTTGGCTCTACAATTCAAACTACTCCTGCGAGCTCTCCATGGTGCTGACTGGTGCAGCCTTCTTCCACAAG TATTATGCGTACCTCTATTCGTACGTCATGCCTCAAGCCATACGTGACATGGTGGACGAGTACATCAACTGTGAGGATATTGCCATGAACTTCCTCGTGTCTCATATCACTCGCAAACCCCCCATCAAG GTGACATCACGTTGGACCTTCCGCTGTCCCGGCTGTCCACAGGCTCTTTCACATGACGATTCACACTTCCACGAACGTCACAAGTGCATCAACTTCTTCGTAAAAGTCTACGGATACATGCCGCTGTTATATACACAGTTCAGAGTGGACTCTGTACTCTTCAAGACGCGGTTGCCCCACGACaagacaaaatgttttaaatttatttag